The genomic segment GCTAACAACAATTGTTGTTGCCTTTGGCTTTGGGATATTAGCTGGAGTTTACGCAGCCTACCACCAGAACTCATGGATCGACACGCTAGTCACCTTTGTTTCCAGCTTAGGAGTCACTGTGCCCAATTTCGTTGTGGCGATGTGGCTAATTCTGGTCTTTGCCGTCTCCCTTGACTGGTTACCCATGGGGGGCTGGGGTTCTTCTGGTCAATGTTTGATCGACAAGTATTTCTGTACTGATTGGATCCTACCCGTAGTTGCCTATGCGATTGCACCGATGGCTATCGTGGCCCGCTACACCCGGGCAAGCATAGTCGAGGTGATGGGTGAAGATTATGTCCGGACAGCCAGGGCTAAGGGGCTCTCCGAGGTCAAAGTGATGCGCAAACACGTCTTCCGCAACGCCCAGATCCCAATGGTCACTGCTCTTGGAACTGAGATCCCCAACCTGATCACAGGGAGCATCTTCATTGAATCGACCTTCCGCATCAACGGTCTCGGCAAGTACTTTGTTACAAGTACGCTGAACAGGGACTATCCGATGATCAT from the SAR324 cluster bacterium genome contains:
- a CDS encoding ABC transporter permease, which gives rise to MLGYICGRILALMMILLAVSVIVFSLMHSVPGGPFDERKGRLPPAAKANILKKYGLDQPVWKQYINYMSHAVRFDFGIPYQRPHTTVAKLISKSWAITVQVGLTTIVVAFGFGILAGVYAAYHQNSWIDTLVTFVSSLGVTVPNFVVAMWLILVFAVSLDWLPMGGWGSSGQCLIDKYFCTDWILPVVAYAIAPMAIVARYTRASIVEVMGEDYVRTARAKGLSEVKVMRKHVFRNAQIPMVTALGTEIPNLITGSIFIESTFRINGLGKYFVTSTLNRDYPMIMATFLLVAFLWGILYLLTDIAYTMIDPRVRLGAKSLS